A section of the Mesotoga infera genome encodes:
- a CDS encoding TldD/PmbA family protein: MLEEDILKKAISKALSKGGDFAEIFIEDKDELNIKCSEDAISGLTTVRIKGAGIYVLCCEKSVYVYTNDLSYRGLISCAERASELMSSCSKRFTGDIVFSMQKAENPNTFEILPSSVGHERKIRILRETSLAARSAGEIVRQLNIDYFDTDQRIEIYNSEGLKTEDRRITSRLRLQATVEAEGRSKYEWGDFTRPQGFETFRIDYDYTSFAEEFIKDMAEDLRAVPVKSCTVPVVFEAGPCGTFWHETCGHQLEASAVSRNVSDFAGKVGQLVASEKVTLIDDGTIPGLYGSAAIDDEGFPTRKNVLIENGVLKGYLCDRLCGRRLGISSTGSGRRQGYTYAPVPRMSNTYLATGSDDNEEMISSVDEGLFVKRLGGGTGGREFSIAVSEGYWIKNGKISHRLRSGFVLNGRGIDMINKVDMVGSTLKTDSGGFCGADSGLCPVTSFQPRMRISLMPVGGED, translated from the coding sequence GTGCTTGAAGAGGATATTCTGAAGAAAGCTATCTCGAAAGCTCTTTCAAAGGGCGGAGATTTCGCAGAGATTTTCATTGAAGACAAGGATGAATTGAACATAAAATGCTCTGAGGATGCCATAAGCGGCCTAACTACCGTTCGCATCAAAGGGGCTGGAATATACGTTCTTTGTTGTGAAAAGAGCGTCTACGTTTACACAAACGATCTTAGCTACCGAGGCCTCATTAGCTGTGCAGAGCGAGCCTCGGAGCTCATGAGTTCCTGTTCCAAGAGATTCACCGGAGATATTGTTTTTTCCATGCAGAAAGCGGAAAACCCGAATACTTTCGAGATATTGCCCTCCTCGGTGGGTCATGAAAGAAAGATCAGGATACTTAGAGAGACGAGCCTCGCTGCGAGAAGCGCAGGAGAGATTGTCAGACAACTGAATATCGATTACTTCGATACAGATCAAAGAATCGAGATTTACAATAGCGAAGGACTTAAAACCGAAGACAGGCGTATAACGAGCAGGTTGAGACTGCAGGCCACGGTCGAGGCCGAAGGCCGCTCGAAGTACGAATGGGGAGACTTCACACGTCCTCAGGGGTTCGAGACCTTCCGGATAGATTACGACTACACCTCCTTCGCCGAAGAATTCATAAAGGATATGGCAGAGGATCTAAGAGCCGTTCCGGTGAAATCCTGCACAGTCCCGGTGGTCTTCGAGGCCGGTCCGTGCGGCACTTTCTGGCATGAAACCTGCGGTCATCAACTTGAGGCCTCTGCTGTCTCAAGAAATGTGAGCGATTTCGCGGGCAAGGTTGGGCAGCTCGTCGCTTCGGAAAAGGTTACGCTGATCGATGACGGGACGATACCGGGTCTATACGGCTCCGCGGCAATCGATGATGAAGGGTTCCCTACAAGAAAGAATGTTCTTATAGAGAATGGGGTACTGAAGGGATACTTATGTGACAGGCTCTGCGGGAGAAGATTGGGAATCTCGTCCACGGGAAGTGGAAGAAGGCAGGGATACACATACGCTCCCGTACCAAGAATGAGCAACACATATCTCGCCACTGGAAGCGACGATAATGAAGAGATGATCAGCTCTGTCGACGAGGGCCTTTTCGTCAAGAGGCTGGGGGGAGGAACCGGCGGACGAGAGTTTTCCATAGCGGTAAGCGAAGGATACTGGATAAAGAACGGCAAGATATCCCACAGGCTGAGAAGCGGCTTCGTTCTCAACGGAAGAGGAATTGACATGATCAATAAAGTCGACATGGTTGGAAGTACTCTGAAAACCGACAGCGGCGGCTTCTGCGGTGCCGATTCCGGATTGTGCCCCGTTACGAGTTTTCAGCCGAGGATGAGGATATCGCTCATGCCGGTCGGTGGGGAGGATTGA